Proteins from one Listeria innocua genomic window:
- the aroA gene encoding 3-phosphoshikimate 1-carboxyvinyltransferase produces the protein MKLITNKQGLVGEITVPGDKSMSHRSIMFGAIAEGKTVIRHFLRADDCLGTIKAFKALGVKIEETDEEIIVHGTGFDGLKQAEGPLDIGNSGTTIRLMMGILAGRDFDTVILGDESIAKRPMNRVMLPLQEMGAKMHGKDGSEFAPISIIGNQSLKRMEYHMPVASAQVKSAIIFAALQAEGETIIHEKEKTRDHTEHMIRQFGGEIEMDGLTIRVKGGQKFIGQEMTVPGDVSSAAFFIVAGLITPDSEIELTHVGLNPTRTGIFDVVEQMGGSLVVKDSSRSTGKLAGTVVVKSSELKGTEIGGDIIPRLIDEIPVIALLATQAEGTTIIKDAAELKVKETNRIDAVANELNKMGADITPTEDGLIIRGKTPLHAANVTSYGDHRIGMMLQIAALLVEDGDVELDRAEAVSVSYPTFFEDIRSLLK, from the coding sequence ATGAAATTAATTACAAATAAACAAGGACTGGTTGGCGAAATCACAGTCCCTGGCGATAAATCAATGTCTCATCGCAGCATTATGTTTGGGGCAATTGCAGAAGGAAAAACGGTCATTCGTCATTTCTTACGTGCAGATGATTGCCTAGGGACGATTAAGGCATTTAAAGCATTGGGCGTAAAAATTGAAGAAACCGATGAAGAAATTATTGTCCATGGTACTGGCTTTGATGGGTTAAAACAAGCAGAGGGTCCACTTGATATTGGTAACTCCGGGACAACCATTCGCTTAATGATGGGAATTTTAGCAGGACGAGATTTTGATACTGTTATTTTAGGCGATGAATCCATTGCCAAACGTCCGATGAATCGCGTTATGCTTCCACTGCAAGAAATGGGCGCAAAAATGCATGGTAAAGATGGTTCTGAGTTTGCGCCGATTTCTATTATCGGTAACCAATCATTAAAACGAATGGAATACCACATGCCAGTTGCGAGTGCACAAGTAAAAAGTGCGATTATTTTTGCAGCGTTACAAGCAGAAGGTGAAACGATTATCCATGAAAAAGAAAAAACGCGTGACCATACGGAACACATGATTCGTCAATTTGGCGGTGAAATTGAAATGGACGGTTTAACGATTCGTGTCAAAGGCGGCCAAAAATTCATTGGACAAGAAATGACTGTTCCAGGCGATGTTTCCTCCGCTGCTTTCTTTATCGTAGCAGGCTTAATCACGCCAGACAGTGAAATTGAACTAACACATGTTGGCTTAAATCCGACAAGAACAGGAATTTTTGACGTTGTAGAACAAATGGGTGGTAGTTTGGTTGTAAAAGATTCTAGCAGAAGTACCGGTAAATTAGCGGGTACAGTTGTTGTAAAATCTAGCGAGTTAAAAGGAACCGAAATTGGTGGCGATATTATTCCTCGTCTAATTGACGAAATTCCTGTTATCGCTCTTTTGGCAACACAAGCAGAAGGAACAACGATTATTAAAGATGCTGCAGAATTAAAAGTAAAAGAAACGAACCGAATTGACGCAGTTGCTAACGAATTAAACAAAATGGGCGCGGACATTACACCAACTGAAGACGGGTTAATTATTCGCGGTAAAACTCCACTTCATGCGGCAAACGTGACAAGTTACGGAGATCACCGAATCGGTATGATGCTTCAAATCGCGGCACTTCTTGTAGAAGATGGTGACGTTGAGTTAGACCGAGCAGAAGCAGTATCCGTTTCTTACCCAACATTTTTTGAAGACATTCGCTCCCTTTTAAAATAA